In Natronococcus occultus SP4, the following proteins share a genomic window:
- a CDS encoding IclR family transcriptional regulator, whose translation MESGHRPVETVDTAFEIVDLLKRRDGAGITAIADELGLAKSTVYRHVKTLEARELLVRDGDTYRIGMRFLDYGVYVRNRHPLYEFVQPKVDELADETDEKVWCVIEEHGVGVHIYGAEGRHSVRTHARIGKRTPLHQFAAGKAILANLPDERVEEIVDRRGLAATTDRTITDRSELAEQLATIRKRGYAFNREESVRGVHAVGAPIRDESGTAIGAISVAGPANRLRGDRLTDELPALLLGATNEVEINFAHG comes from the coding sequence ATGGAATCGGGACACAGACCGGTCGAAACCGTCGACACGGCGTTCGAGATCGTCGACCTCCTGAAACGACGGGACGGCGCCGGAATCACCGCGATCGCCGACGAGCTCGGGCTCGCGAAGAGCACGGTCTATCGCCACGTCAAGACCCTCGAGGCCCGGGAGCTGCTCGTCCGGGACGGAGATACCTACCGCATCGGCATGCGCTTTCTCGACTACGGGGTCTACGTCCGGAACCGCCATCCGCTGTACGAGTTCGTCCAGCCGAAGGTCGACGAACTCGCCGACGAAACCGACGAGAAGGTCTGGTGTGTGATCGAGGAGCACGGGGTCGGCGTCCACATCTACGGCGCCGAGGGACGCCACTCGGTGCGAACCCACGCCCGTATCGGCAAGCGAACCCCGCTCCACCAGTTCGCCGCGGGGAAGGCGATCCTCGCGAATCTCCCCGACGAACGGGTCGAGGAAATCGTCGACCGGCGGGGACTCGCTGCAACGACCGATCGGACGATCACCGACCGCAGCGAGCTGGCCGAGCAGCTAGCAACGATCCGCAAGCGGGGGTACGCCTTCAACCGAGAGGAGTCGGTTCGAGGAGTACACGCCGTCGGCGCGCCGATAAGGGACGAGTCCGGGACCGCGATCGGCGCGATTAGCGTCGCGGGACCGGCCAACCGGCTGCGCGGCGACCGGCTAACTGACGAGCTCCCGGCGCTGCTGCTCGGCGCGACCAACGAGGTGGAGATCAACTTCGCCCACGGGTAG
- a CDS encoding HD domain-containing protein, which yields MTDVDFGEQVRDAFPELERIESDDLRERVVEAWVLGLERGGWRDIEDVPYAWNIQEVTNVEHVRGVTRIALESAAEQRTFHGADPDTDTIAAACLLHDVGKCYEYPAHVDETLLDDPDPRYVSEEIPHSISGYALAHEVGCPLAVQRAIPHFFGEVPTRTLEAELVKSANSASSNAITQATMGITLQEWIEEYSQTT from the coding sequence ATGACAGACGTCGATTTCGGCGAGCAAGTCCGTGACGCGTTCCCCGAACTCGAGCGCATCGAGAGCGACGACCTCCGGGAGCGGGTCGTCGAGGCGTGGGTGCTCGGGCTGGAACGCGGCGGCTGGCGCGATATCGAGGACGTCCCCTACGCCTGGAACATCCAGGAGGTGACGAACGTCGAGCACGTCCGCGGAGTCACCCGTATCGCGCTCGAGAGCGCCGCCGAACAGCGGACGTTCCACGGCGCCGACCCCGATACGGACACGATCGCGGCCGCGTGTCTCCTCCACGACGTCGGGAAGTGTTACGAGTACCCCGCTCACGTCGACGAGACGCTCCTCGACGATCCCGACCCGCGGTACGTCAGCGAGGAGATTCCCCACTCCATCTCGGGGTACGCGCTGGCCCACGAGGTCGGCTGTCCGCTCGCCGTCCAGCGGGCGATCCCCCACTTCTTCGGGGAGGTGCCGACGCGCACCCTCGAAGCGGAGCTCGTCAAGAGCGCAAACTCGGCGTCCTCGAACGCGATCACGCAGGCGACGATGGGAATCACGCTCCAGGAGTGGATCGAAGAGTACTCCCAGACCACCTAG
- a CDS encoding EthD domain-containing protein — MYKHVALLVRKEGMSHEEFVDYWQTEHTPIARGIEGVVRYQQVLPTDPENAEFDGLAELYFEDVEKLYDALGSEGSRDYDPEKGTAREAREDVEHFLAIDERPRIIGEETVQKDEVDGDTDGLYKHSAFLVRKEGMSHEEFVDYWQTEHTPIAREIDGVVKYNTVAPTDPESAEFDGVAELYFEDVEKLYDALGSEGSRDYNPEKGTAREAREDVDNFLAIGERPRFIGRERLVKREDER; from the coding sequence ATGTACAAACACGTCGCCCTCCTCGTCCGGAAGGAGGGGATGAGCCACGAGGAGTTCGTCGACTACTGGCAGACCGAACACACCCCGATCGCCCGCGGGATCGAGGGCGTCGTTCGCTACCAGCAGGTGCTGCCGACCGACCCCGAAAACGCCGAGTTCGACGGGCTTGCCGAACTCTACTTCGAGGACGTCGAGAAACTGTACGACGCGCTGGGCAGCGAGGGGTCGCGGGACTACGATCCCGAGAAGGGGACGGCCAGGGAAGCCCGCGAGGACGTCGAACACTTCCTCGCCATCGACGAGCGACCCCGGATCATCGGCGAGGAGACCGTCCAGAAGGACGAGGTCGACGGCGACACGGACGGGCTCTACAAACACTCCGCCTTCCTCGTCCGGAAGGAGGGGATGAGCCACGAGGAGTTCGTCGACTACTGGCAGACCGAACACACCCCGATCGCCCGCGAGATCGACGGCGTCGTGAAGTACAACACGGTCGCCCCGACCGATCCCGAAAGCGCCGAGTTCGACGGCGTCGCCGAGCTCTACTTCGAGGACGTCGAGAAACTGTACGACGCGCTTGGCAGCGAAGGGTCGCGGGACTACAACCCAGAGAAGGGGACGGCCAGGGAAGCCCGCGAGGACGTCGACAATTTCCTCGCGATCGGCGAGCGCCCCCGGTTCATCGGGCGGGAACGACTCGTCAAGCGCGAGGACGAGCGCTGA
- a CDS encoding EthD family reductase translates to MIKQVEFLVRRDEYDHEEFVEWWQGDHADLARDLPGLKRYSTSVPTNPEAVAYDGVLELAFDDMAALEDAFDSETGQAVMADAADYIDFDAGERMIVEETVHVDER, encoded by the coding sequence ATGATCAAACAGGTCGAGTTTCTGGTTCGCAGAGACGAGTACGATCACGAGGAGTTCGTCGAGTGGTGGCAGGGCGACCACGCCGACCTCGCGCGCGACCTGCCCGGACTGAAACGCTACAGCACGTCCGTTCCGACGAACCCCGAGGCCGTCGCGTACGACGGCGTCCTCGAACTGGCTTTCGACGATATGGCAGCGCTCGAGGACGCCTTCGACTCCGAGACGGGCCAGGCAGTCATGGCCGACGCAGCCGACTACATCGATTTCGACGCCGGCGAGCGCATGATCGTCGAGGAGACGGTTCACGTCGACGAGAGATGA
- a CDS encoding thiamine pyrophosphate-binding protein, whose translation MTTTAAAIVETLEALEVEYVFGYPGGRAIELLEHVPDSEIDLVRPRDEREASVMAETYGRLTGNPGVLTGQGPWIGSLGLMGQLEARLGSSPMVVLTEASERGEYSTLAPYQQARGDYGGFSLPKILDGVSKEWWFPRTPTETLRSVQLAFKHAVAGRPGPTAVVLDGDAITDAVPDDPTPPAWEASEQVRSWDAAPTATDVASAAEAFEDADRPVIVAGNGVHAARAYDELAAAADAYDCAVVTSYLGKSTYPETDDRAAGVMGSFGHEGANRVVSEADALLVVGCRLNPMDTNWQAPDFIRPGEQTIVHADVDARNAGWVYPADVGLIGDAKASLTALAEAGGAENGWALERAAQAREWFTAPECEDDAAPIKPQRAATEIQAVVDEDTVVTADSGNNRFWLLYYLQTPAVRTYFGSGGVGGMGWANPAAVAAALATEKDVIAVAGDGGFSMTMNSVETAAEYGVAPMFVVLNDTSLGMVRQMQGEDEIAGVEFHDTDFVAVAEAFGAVGTRVTAPDEFADALAEGKAADVPHVLDVRIDREEEMAETLSSSFYESVGGLHE comes from the coding sequence ATGACGACCACCGCCGCCGCGATCGTCGAGACCCTCGAAGCGCTCGAGGTCGAGTACGTCTTCGGCTACCCCGGCGGGCGCGCGATCGAGCTGCTCGAACACGTCCCGGACTCGGAGATCGACCTCGTCCGACCCCGCGACGAGCGCGAGGCCAGCGTCATGGCCGAGACCTACGGCCGACTCACCGGGAATCCGGGAGTACTCACGGGGCAGGGACCGTGGATCGGCAGTCTGGGGCTGATGGGCCAGCTGGAGGCCCGCCTCGGCTCCTCGCCGATGGTCGTGCTCACCGAGGCCTCCGAACGGGGCGAGTACTCGACGCTGGCGCCGTACCAGCAGGCCCGCGGGGATTACGGGGGGTTCAGTCTCCCGAAGATCCTCGACGGCGTCAGCAAGGAGTGGTGGTTCCCCCGGACGCCGACCGAGACGCTGCGAAGCGTCCAGCTCGCGTTCAAACACGCCGTCGCGGGCCGTCCCGGTCCCACGGCGGTCGTGCTGGACGGGGACGCGATCACCGACGCGGTGCCCGACGACCCGACCCCGCCCGCGTGGGAGGCGAGCGAACAGGTCCGGAGCTGGGACGCCGCGCCGACCGCGACAGACGTGGCCTCGGCGGCTGAAGCGTTCGAGGACGCCGACCGACCGGTAATCGTCGCGGGCAACGGGGTCCACGCCGCCCGAGCCTACGACGAACTCGCCGCGGCCGCCGACGCCTACGACTGCGCCGTCGTCACCTCCTACCTGGGGAAGTCGACGTACCCGGAGACCGACGACCGCGCCGCGGGCGTCATGGGCTCGTTCGGCCACGAGGGTGCCAACCGGGTCGTCAGCGAGGCCGACGCGTTGCTCGTGGTCGGCTGCCGACTGAACCCGATGGACACCAACTGGCAGGCGCCCGACTTTATTCGTCCGGGGGAGCAGACGATCGTCCACGCCGACGTCGACGCCCGCAACGCCGGCTGGGTCTACCCCGCGGATGTGGGACTGATCGGCGACGCGAAAGCGAGCCTCACGGCGCTCGCCGAGGCCGGCGGCGCCGAGAACGGCTGGGCGCTCGAGCGAGCGGCCCAGGCCCGGGAGTGGTTCACCGCACCCGAATGCGAGGACGACGCGGCGCCGATCAAGCCCCAGCGCGCAGCGACGGAAATCCAGGCCGTCGTCGACGAGGACACCGTTGTCACGGCAGACTCCGGCAACAACCGGTTCTGGCTGCTGTACTACCTCCAGACGCCCGCGGTTCGCACCTACTTCGGCAGCGGCGGCGTCGGCGGGATGGGGTGGGCGAACCCGGCGGCAGTGGCCGCGGCGCTTGCCACCGAGAAGGACGTGATCGCCGTTGCGGGCGATGGGGGGTTCTCGATGACGATGAACAGCGTCGAGACGGCCGCCGAGTACGGCGTTGCACCGATGTTCGTCGTCCTGAACGACACCAGCCTCGGGATGGTCCGCCAGATGCAGGGCGAGGACGAGATCGCCGGCGTCGAGTTCCACGACACGGACTTCGTGGCCGTCGCCGAGGCGTTCGGCGCGGTCGGAACTCGCGTGACCGCTCCCGACGAGTTCGCCGACGCGCTCGCCGAGGGGAAGGCGGCGGACGTCCCCCACGTCCTCGACGTGCGAATCGACCGCGAGGAGGAGATGGCGGAGACGCTTTCGTCCTCGTTCTACGAGTCGGTCGGGGGGCTCCACGAGTAA
- a CDS encoding NAD-dependent epimerase/dehydratase family protein produces the protein MNDDTTVLVTGGTGFIGSYVVQELLEHDRDVVAYDRSTETEILEKLGVADEVAVRRGDVSEPTDMIRAVKETGATHVIHLAALLTTTAREHPRAAAEVNIMGTNTVLEAARVLDDQVERVAWASSAAAYAPPHNYDAEWVDEDELLYPETLYGATKEYNEHQARVYHEEYGLDHVALRPTVAYGPYRETGGSAFLANIIEKPALGESYSVEYGDQAIDWQHVEDIAQAFRKAVFTPESELTQRVYNVRGVLATVREAAETVESIVSDAEVEVSDDGELPWTQNLDMTKAREDLGYEPEYDLESGFRKYVNVLREEAGLESV, from the coding sequence ATGAACGACGACACAACGGTACTGGTAACCGGCGGCACCGGCTTCATCGGTTCCTACGTGGTACAGGAGCTGCTCGAACACGACCGCGACGTCGTGGCCTACGACCGCTCGACGGAGACGGAGATCCTCGAGAAACTCGGCGTCGCCGACGAGGTCGCGGTGCGACGCGGCGACGTCTCCGAACCGACCGACATGATTCGTGCGGTCAAGGAGACGGGGGCGACCCACGTCATCCACCTCGCCGCGTTGCTGACGACGACCGCCCGGGAGCACCCGCGGGCCGCGGCCGAGGTGAACATTATGGGGACGAACACCGTCCTCGAGGCCGCCCGCGTCCTCGACGACCAGGTCGAGCGCGTCGCCTGGGCGTCCTCGGCGGCGGCGTACGCCCCGCCGCATAACTACGACGCCGAGTGGGTCGACGAGGACGAGCTCCTCTATCCGGAGACGCTCTACGGGGCGACCAAGGAGTACAACGAACACCAGGCACGGGTCTACCACGAGGAGTACGGACTCGACCACGTCGCGCTCCGGCCGACGGTCGCCTACGGGCCCTACCGCGAAACCGGTGGATCGGCCTTTCTCGCGAACATTATCGAGAAACCCGCGCTCGGTGAGTCCTACAGCGTCGAGTACGGCGACCAGGCGATCGACTGGCAACACGTCGAGGATATCGCCCAGGCGTTCCGGAAGGCGGTCTTTACCCCGGAGTCGGAGCTCACCCAGCGCGTCTACAACGTCCGCGGCGTGCTGGCGACGGTCCGTGAGGCCGCCGAAACCGTCGAATCGATCGTGTCCGACGCCGAGGTCGAGGTTTCCGACGACGGCGAACTTCCCTGGACACAGAACCTCGACATGACGAAGGCACGGGAGGATCTCGGCTACGAGCCCGAGTACGACCTCGAGTCGGGCTTCCGGAAGTACGTCAACGTGCTTCGCGAGGAGGCGGGGCTCGAGTCGGTGTAG
- a CDS encoding M24 family metallopeptidase translates to MTFHERDYMQGTLGTQAVDWEERINTQRLREERRERALARLQETDLGAMLLLSDPNIRYVTGLAMTGGSGADHYTLLTEDGDIVHWDTADHASNQRANCPWLHDIRYACPGLGNVPRASGSPSARQFLLSTMAETVHEAMEEYGVADEKLGIDVGNRRLLEAFEDRGVETDHGTAQSVMEDARKIKTDEEIECLRQVAAICEAGFQRITESARPGKRENEVWGDAVQELWRHGAFVGGGYLTSGPNTWPKHQANTTDRAIRPGDLVYADFYNIGYLGYRSCYYRTFSMGEPTQEQREAYETARDNLYDVLERIEPGATTDEIAQGFPDMEGEHADYYDADEHWQLTTNHWAHGLGLQLYEVPLIWRGLSPDHPIEIEEGMTMAVETQEPAGRQGVRVEEMVVVRSDGVEILSQWPVEEITVIDY, encoded by the coding sequence ATGACGTTCCATGAGCGCGATTACATGCAGGGGACGCTGGGAACCCAGGCCGTCGACTGGGAGGAGCGGATCAATACCCAGCGGCTGCGCGAGGAGCGCAGGGAGCGGGCGCTCGCCCGGCTGCAGGAGACCGACCTCGGCGCGATGTTGCTTCTCTCGGATCCGAACATCCGGTACGTGACCGGGCTGGCGATGACCGGCGGGAGCGGCGCGGACCACTACACGCTGCTGACCGAGGACGGCGATATCGTCCACTGGGATACCGCCGACCACGCGAGCAACCAGCGGGCGAACTGCCCCTGGCTCCACGACATCCGGTACGCCTGCCCCGGTCTCGGCAACGTCCCGCGGGCTTCGGGCAGTCCCTCCGCCCGGCAGTTCCTGTTGTCGACGATGGCCGAAACGGTCCACGAGGCCATGGAGGAGTACGGCGTTGCCGACGAGAAATTGGGGATCGACGTCGGCAACCGGAGACTGCTCGAGGCCTTCGAGGACCGCGGGGTCGAGACCGACCACGGAACGGCCCAGTCGGTGATGGAAGACGCCCGGAAGATCAAGACCGACGAGGAGATCGAGTGTCTGCGACAGGTCGCGGCGATCTGCGAGGCCGGCTTCCAACGGATCACAGAGTCCGCAAGGCCGGGAAAGCGCGAGAACGAGGTCTGGGGCGACGCCGTGCAGGAACTCTGGCGCCACGGCGCGTTCGTCGGCGGCGGCTATCTTACCTCGGGGCCGAACACTTGGCCGAAACACCAGGCCAACACCACCGATCGGGCGATCCGACCCGGCGACCTCGTCTACGCCGATTTTTACAATATCGGCTACCTGGGCTACCGGTCGTGTTACTACCGCACGTTCTCGATGGGCGAGCCCACCCAGGAACAGCGGGAGGCCTACGAGACCGCTCGAGATAACCTCTACGACGTCCTCGAACGGATCGAACCCGGCGCAACGACCGACGAGATTGCGCAGGGATTCCCGGACATGGAGGGCGAGCATGCCGACTACTACGACGCCGACGAACACTGGCAGCTGACGACCAACCACTGGGCCCACGGGCTCGGTCTACAGCTGTACGAGGTGCCGCTGATCTGGCGAGGACTCTCCCCCGACCATCCAATCGAGATCGAGGAGGGGATGACGATGGCCGTCGAGACCCAGGAGCCTGCCGGTCGGCAGGGCGTCCGCGTCGAGGAGATGGTCGTCGTCCGATCGGACGGCGTCGAGATCCTGAGCCAGTGGCCCGTCGAGGAGATCACTGTTATCGACTACTGA
- a CDS encoding LLM class flavin-dependent oxidoreductase, with the protein MKLGTGLFTAQQRPDDDREPSALYDELLGLTREIEDAGLDSAWVSEHHFEADGYLSGTMPTLGAMAAESEELEIGSCVALGPLYDPIRLAEDAATVDLLSDGRLTLGLAIGSNPREFDVFGVPREERAERLEDLLSFLRGAWSDGSLEYDADFHDVSTDVSITPNPVDGDVPVMLGGAAKPAVRRAARIADGWCAPSALSVADVRKRVEDVRRVRNEEDASGEFTIYVLQHGWVGDSRKDAWETMRDGYFYLQRRYAEIFSGDSVDELDEKRKQELKEQAIFGTPEQVRDELETYREALGDDVHFILRTYYPGVETEATVDCVHRLGEEVAPELR; encoded by the coding sequence ATGAAACTCGGGACCGGCCTGTTCACCGCCCAGCAGCGGCCCGACGACGACCGCGAGCCCAGCGCGCTGTATGACGAGCTCCTGGGGCTGACCCGCGAGATCGAGGACGCGGGACTGGACAGCGCGTGGGTGTCCGAACACCACTTCGAGGCGGACGGCTACCTCTCGGGAACGATGCCGACGCTGGGGGCGATGGCCGCCGAGAGCGAGGAGCTCGAGATCGGCAGCTGCGTCGCGCTCGGGCCGCTGTACGATCCGATCCGACTCGCCGAGGACGCGGCGACGGTCGATCTCCTCTCGGACGGGCGGCTCACGCTCGGGCTCGCCATCGGATCGAACCCGCGGGAGTTCGACGTCTTCGGCGTTCCGCGCGAGGAACGCGCCGAGCGCCTCGAGGACCTGCTGTCGTTCCTGCGGGGCGCCTGGAGCGACGGCTCACTCGAGTACGACGCCGACTTCCACGACGTGTCGACCGACGTCTCGATCACACCGAACCCCGTCGACGGGGACGTCCCGGTTATGCTCGGCGGCGCGGCCAAACCCGCGGTCCGTCGCGCGGCCCGGATCGCGGACGGCTGGTGTGCTCCCTCTGCGCTATCGGTCGCGGACGTCCGGAAGCGCGTCGAGGACGTCCGTCGGGTCCGGAACGAGGAGGACGCCTCGGGCGAGTTCACGATCTACGTCCTCCAGCACGGCTGGGTCGGCGACTCCCGCAAGGACGCCTGGGAGACGATGCGCGACGGCTACTTCTACCTTCAACGGCGGTACGCGGAGATCTTCTCGGGCGACTCGGTCGACGAACTCGACGAGAAGCGCAAACAGGAACTGAAGGAGCAGGCGATCTTCGGCACGCCCGAGCAGGTCCGCGACGAGCTCGAGACCTACCGCGAGGCGCTCGGCGACGACGTTCACTTCATTCTCCGGACGTACTACCCCGGCGTCGAGACCGAGGCGACGGTCGACTGCGTCCACCGTCTCGGCGAGGAGGTCGCGCCGGAGCTGCGATAG
- a CDS encoding PaaI family thioesterase: protein MDIEAFFEGMPFASLLGIELTECADGRAEGRLEMREELSWNDEELMAHGGVTFTLADTVGGAALVSLVDQPVPTIDMRIDYLSAGTGDLYAEADVVRCGGDVGTVDVEVYAAEDDSETPRESREDGEAVGTLIADARGVYKTG from the coding sequence ATGGATATCGAAGCGTTCTTCGAGGGGATGCCCTTTGCGTCCCTGCTGGGAATCGAGCTCACGGAGTGTGCCGACGGTCGCGCCGAGGGACGCCTCGAGATGCGCGAGGAGCTCTCCTGGAACGACGAGGAGTTGATGGCTCACGGCGGCGTCACGTTCACGCTGGCCGACACCGTCGGCGGCGCGGCGCTGGTCTCGCTGGTCGACCAGCCCGTCCCGACGATCGATATGCGCATCGACTACCTCAGCGCGGGGACCGGCGATCTCTACGCCGAGGCCGACGTGGTGCGCTGTGGGGGCGACGTCGGGACCGTCGACGTCGAGGTCTACGCGGCGGAAGACGACAGCGAGACTCCGAGAGAGTCCCGTGAAGACGGCGAAGCCGTCGGAACGCTGATCGCGGACGCCCGCGGCGTGTACAAGACAGGATAA